The following are encoded in a window of Paraburkholderia hospita genomic DNA:
- a CDS encoding TetR/AcrR family transcriptional regulator — protein MAGVRQFNEDDAFAHALDVFWRKGFRATSMLDLAEATGVQRGSLYNAYGDKEEIFMRVFERYAQRFVADARKALDKPDLHDALTSFFTFAIRSISQGTPTRGCLSTKTAVEIEPDSPRPREALQAMLDALEAALLSVLDTKEARAQLTLPPQQAANLIVTTTRGIAVMERVYGDPKKLRQTAFALVDALVRKH, from the coding sequence ATGGCAGGAGTTCGTCAGTTCAATGAAGACGACGCCTTCGCGCACGCGCTGGACGTCTTCTGGCGCAAAGGCTTTCGCGCCACGTCGATGCTGGACCTCGCCGAAGCGACGGGCGTGCAGCGCGGCTCGCTGTATAACGCATACGGCGACAAGGAAGAGATCTTCATGCGCGTGTTCGAACGCTATGCGCAACGTTTCGTCGCGGACGCGCGCAAGGCACTCGACAAGCCCGATCTGCATGACGCGCTGACGTCGTTCTTCACCTTCGCGATCCGCTCGATCTCGCAGGGCACGCCCACGCGCGGCTGCCTGTCGACGAAAACGGCCGTCGAGATCGAACCCGACTCGCCGCGTCCGCGCGAAGCGTTGCAGGCCATGCTCGATGCGCTCGAAGCGGCCCTCCTGAGCGTGCTCGACACGAAAGAAGCACGCGCGCAATTGACGCTACCGCCGCAGCAGGCAGCGAACCTGATCGTGACGACGACGCGCGGAATCGCGGTGATGGAACGCGTCTACGGCGATCCGAAGAAGCTCAGGCAGACGGCGTTCGCACTGGTCGATGCGCTGGTGCGCAAGCACTAA
- a CDS encoding class I SAM-dependent methyltransferase, giving the protein MKSFDTEITDMTDPTPHVHHAASEGYTKGANTYAKGRPDYPPELAGWLKGDLALGPGKTAVDLGAGTGKFTPRLVETGASVIAVEPVAQMREKIAAALPQVDVREGTAQRLPLNDASVDAVLCAQSFHWFATPAALAEIRRVLKPGGHLGLVWNVRDARVPWVERLDAIVNAREGDAPRYHTGEWRNVFPFEGFGDLEERHMPHGHTGPVEDVIVTRVHSTSFILALPPEEWAQVEREVRALIASEPALAAHDTVTVPYVTYAYRLKRVG; this is encoded by the coding sequence ATGAAGAGCTTCGATACTGAGATTACCGATATGACCGACCCCACGCCACATGTTCATCACGCCGCGTCGGAAGGCTACACGAAGGGCGCGAATACCTATGCGAAGGGCCGCCCGGACTATCCGCCGGAACTGGCAGGCTGGCTGAAAGGCGATCTGGCGCTCGGGCCGGGCAAGACGGCCGTCGATCTCGGCGCGGGCACGGGCAAGTTCACGCCGCGTCTCGTCGAAACGGGCGCGAGCGTAATCGCCGTCGAACCTGTTGCGCAGATGCGCGAAAAAATCGCCGCTGCACTGCCGCAAGTCGATGTGCGCGAGGGCACTGCGCAGCGCTTGCCGCTCAACGACGCATCCGTCGATGCCGTGCTGTGCGCGCAGTCGTTTCACTGGTTCGCGACGCCCGCTGCGCTTGCCGAGATTCGCCGCGTGCTGAAACCGGGCGGACATCTCGGGCTCGTGTGGAACGTGCGCGATGCGCGCGTGCCGTGGGTCGAGCGGCTCGACGCGATCGTCAACGCGCGCGAAGGCGATGCGCCGCGCTATCACACGGGCGAATGGCGCAATGTGTTCCCGTTCGAGGGCTTCGGTGATCTGGAAGAGCGGCACATGCCGCACGGGCACACGGGACCCGTCGAAGATGTGATCGTGACGCGCGTGCACTCGACGAGCTTCATTCTCGCGTTGCCGCCCGAAGAGTGGGCGCAAGTTGAGCGCGAGGTGCGCGCGCTGATCGCGTCGGAACCGGCGCTGGCCGCGCACGATACGGTGACGGTGCCTTACGTCACGTACGCGTATCGGCTGAAGCGAGTGGGTTAG
- a CDS encoding DUF190 domain-containing protein, producing the protein MQGSQLTVFAATTGPRKHHLTTVGWILDEARQAGIHGATVVDVSECVDVHGKYHAARFVELADQPVAITLAGESERVDALLDRLRHGSVPLFYTRCAVDYEVLGSGVP; encoded by the coding sequence ATGCAAGGCAGCCAGCTCACCGTGTTCGCGGCCACGACCGGCCCGCGCAAGCACCATCTGACGACGGTCGGCTGGATACTCGACGAAGCGCGGCAAGCGGGCATCCATGGCGCGACGGTCGTCGATGTCAGCGAATGCGTGGACGTGCACGGCAAATATCACGCGGCGCGCTTTGTCGAACTCGCCGATCAGCCTGTCGCCATCACGCTCGCGGGAGAAAGCGAGCGCGTCGATGCGCTGCTCGACCGCCTGCGGCACGGCAGCGTGCCGCTCTTCTATACGCGCTGCGCCGTCGATTACGAGGTGCTCGGCAGCGGTGTCCCGTGA
- a CDS encoding DUF190 domain-containing protein, which translates to MNGCQLTFFTERNRRHGHQTVCEWLLHEARGLGIRGATVVSCAQGVGHAGALHAAHALSLGDQPQQVILATTDAEADRLLEIVRAANVHVFFTRMPVEFGWIGGDEAAGPEGHHRLFCRHGS; encoded by the coding sequence ATGAACGGCTGTCAATTGACTTTCTTCACTGAGCGCAACCGGCGGCACGGTCATCAGACCGTGTGCGAATGGCTGCTGCACGAGGCGCGCGGGCTTGGGATTCGCGGCGCGACGGTGGTTAGTTGCGCGCAAGGCGTTGGGCATGCGGGTGCTCTTCATGCTGCGCATGCGCTTTCGCTCGGCGACCAGCCGCAGCAAGTGATCCTCGCGACCACGGACGCTGAAGCGGATCGTCTGCTCGAGATCGTGCGTGCGGCGAATGTTCATGTGTTTTTTACTCGCATGCCGGTGGAGTTTGGCTGGATCGGCGGTGATGAGGCGGCCGGGCCGGAGGGGCATCATCGGTTGTTCTGTCGTCACGGGAGCTGA
- a CDS encoding MFS transporter, which yields MLLAIKAFIAPVIVACAMFMESVDANVIVTALPEMARAFGRDPVTLKIAVTSYVLGLGVFIPVCGWLADRFGARSVFRTAIGIFVVGSLACAASTSLATFTVARFIQGVGGAMMVPVGRIIIFRVVERSEYIRAMNYLSVPAMLGPAAGPLLGGFITTYLHWRLIFFINIPVGILGIWLTNKYIKNTREPHPGPLDWLGFVLSAGGASLFLLGLSLTDGELVTGTTAVVMTVIGAVMLGIYVLYARRVERPLLDLRFFRVPTFQASVLGGSLFRIGLGAVPFLLPLVLQEGLGMSAFESGLITCASAFGGMFMRTLAATVLRRWGFRTVLMYNAAYSGIAIAACGAFFPGTPTWLIWVIVLLGGFFPALQFTSLNSMTYAEIESRDVGRATSLGSVVQQISLGLGVTVAGIVLSITRAVHGHAALQWSDFWPAFVVVGLCSFASILVTRKLSANAGDEIVRGKREVTTK from the coding sequence GTGCTGCTTGCCATCAAGGCTTTTATCGCTCCCGTCATCGTCGCCTGCGCGATGTTCATGGAGAGCGTCGATGCGAATGTCATCGTCACTGCGCTGCCTGAAATGGCGCGCGCCTTCGGCCGGGACCCCGTCACGCTGAAAATCGCCGTCACCAGCTACGTGCTCGGGCTCGGCGTGTTCATTCCCGTCTGCGGATGGCTGGCCGACCGTTTCGGCGCGCGCTCGGTGTTCCGCACGGCAATCGGCATCTTCGTGGTCGGCTCGCTGGCGTGCGCGGCGTCGACATCACTCGCGACATTCACGGTTGCGCGCTTCATACAGGGCGTGGGCGGCGCAATGATGGTGCCTGTCGGGCGGATCATCATCTTCCGCGTGGTGGAGCGTTCCGAGTACATACGCGCGATGAACTACCTGAGCGTGCCCGCGATGCTCGGACCCGCGGCGGGGCCGCTGCTCGGCGGCTTCATCACGACGTATCTGCATTGGCGGCTGATTTTCTTCATCAACATTCCCGTCGGCATTCTGGGCATCTGGCTCACCAACAAGTACATCAAGAACACGCGCGAGCCGCATCCGGGTCCGCTCGACTGGTTGGGTTTCGTTTTGTCGGCGGGCGGCGCGTCGCTGTTTCTGCTTGGGCTTTCGCTCACCGACGGCGAACTGGTGACTGGCACGACGGCCGTCGTGATGACGGTGATCGGAGCTGTGATGCTCGGCATCTATGTGCTGTATGCGCGGCGTGTCGAGCGTCCGTTGCTCGATTTGCGGTTTTTTCGCGTGCCGACGTTTCAGGCTAGCGTGCTGGGTGGATCGCTGTTTCGTATCGGGCTTGGTGCTGTGCCGTTTTTGCTGCCGCTTGTGCTGCAGGAAGGGCTTGGGATGAGCGCATTCGAATCGGGGTTGATTACGTGTGCCTCGGCGTTTGGTGGCATGTTCATGCGGACGCTTGCCGCCACTGTCTTGCGACGCTGGGGGTTTCGCACAGTGCTGATGTATAACGCGGCGTATTCGGGTATCGCCATTGCCGCGTGCGGTGCGTTTTTCCCTGGGACGCCGACGTGGTTGATCTGGGTCATTGTGCTGCTTGGTGGGTTCTTTCCTGCTTTGCAGTTTACGAGTTTGAACTCGATGACTTATGCGGAGATTGAAAGCCGTGATGTGGGTCGGGCGACTAGCCTCGGCAGTGTTGTGCAGCAGATTTCTCTTGGACTTGGGGTTACCGTTGCGGGGATCGTGCTGTCGATTACTCGTGCTGTGCATGGGCATGCTGCTCTGCAATGGTCGGATTTCTGGCCCGCGTTTGTTGTGGTTGGGCTTTGTTCGTTTGCTTCGATTCTTGTTACCAGGAAGTTGTCGGCTAATGCTGGGGATGAGATTGTGAGGGGGAAGAGAGAGGTCACCACAAAGTAG
- a CDS encoding peroxidase-related enzyme, with the protein MPETTISRYPVPTPGEWPDDIRARILEVQAKAGFVPNVFLTLAHRPDEFRAFFAYHDALMLKEGGLTKGEREMIVVATSAVNNCLYCVVAHGAILRIYEKQPLLADQLAVNHRKADITPRQKAMLDFALKVCRDSASTNDEDFNTLRTHGFSDADIWDIAAITAFFGLSNRMANVISMRPNDEFYLMGRIPRE; encoded by the coding sequence ATGCCAGAAACAACGATCAGCCGATACCCAGTCCCGACCCCGGGCGAATGGCCCGACGACATCCGCGCCCGGATACTGGAAGTCCAAGCCAAAGCGGGCTTCGTCCCAAACGTCTTCCTGACACTGGCCCACCGCCCGGACGAATTCCGTGCCTTCTTCGCCTACCACGATGCCCTGATGTTAAAAGAGGGCGGCCTCACCAAAGGCGAGCGCGAAATGATCGTAGTCGCAACGAGCGCCGTCAACAACTGCCTCTACTGCGTAGTAGCGCACGGCGCAATCCTGCGCATCTACGAAAAGCAACCGTTGCTAGCGGATCAACTAGCCGTGAATCACCGCAAAGCCGACATCACGCCACGCCAAAAAGCGATGCTAGATTTCGCGCTAAAGGTATGCCGCGACTCGGCATCCACCAACGACGAAGATTTCAACACACTGCGCACGCACGGCTTCAGCGACGCCGACATCTGGGACATCGCCGCCATCACCGCATTCTTCGGCCTGTCGAACCGCATGGCAAACGTCATCTCAATGCGCCCCAACGACGAGTTCTACCTGATGGGCCGCATCCCACGCGAATAA